A stretch of the Streptomyces ortus genome encodes the following:
- a CDS encoding PAC2 family protein: MIELDGIPELVDPVMVAAFEGWNDAGDAASTAVAHLDSEWKGEVFAALDAEDYYDFQVNRPTVWLDGGVRKITWPTTRLSVVRVGGDKPRDLVLVRGIEPSMRWRSFCNELLGFAHELGVELVVILGALLGDTPHTRPVPVSGVTSDPDLARTMDLEETKYEGPTGIVGILQEACTHAGVPAVSLWAAVPHYVSQPPNPKATLALLNRLEDLIDLRIPLGELPEDARAWQVGVDQLAAEDSEVAEYVQTLEEARDTAELPEASGEAIAREFERYLRRRDGSGPAAPGSHATESGDPAGYLRDGPGGRARPVRPQRPEPTEGPADGTASGGDSGTGSGSGSDDVGGSAGEASGGADAKKPPGSAEPPESSED; the protein is encoded by the coding sequence GTGATCGAGCTCGACGGGATTCCCGAGCTGGTCGACCCGGTCATGGTGGCCGCGTTCGAGGGCTGGAACGACGCCGGCGACGCCGCCTCCACCGCGGTCGCGCATCTGGACAGCGAGTGGAAGGGCGAGGTGTTCGCGGCGCTCGACGCCGAGGACTACTACGACTTCCAGGTCAACCGGCCCACGGTGTGGCTGGACGGCGGTGTACGCAAGATCACGTGGCCGACGACAAGGTTGTCAGTGGTCCGGGTAGGCGGTGACAAACCACGGGACCTGGTGCTGGTGCGGGGCATCGAACCGTCGATGCGCTGGCGCTCCTTCTGCAACGAGCTGCTGGGCTTCGCACATGAGCTGGGCGTGGAGCTGGTGGTCATCCTGGGAGCACTGCTGGGTGACACCCCGCACACGCGTCCGGTACCGGTCAGCGGAGTCACCTCCGATCCGGACCTGGCCCGCACGATGGACCTGGAGGAGACGAAGTACGAGGGCCCCACGGGCATCGTCGGCATCCTCCAGGAGGCGTGCACGCACGCGGGCGTACCGGCGGTGTCGCTGTGGGCGGCCGTGCCGCACTACGTGTCGCAGCCGCCGAACCCGAAGGCGACGCTGGCCCTCCTGAACCGCCTGGAGGACCTCATCGACCTGCGGATCCCGCTGGGCGAGCTGCCGGAGGACGCGCGCGCCTGGCAGGTGGGCGTGGACCAGCTGGCCGCGGAGGACAGCGAGGTCGCCGAGTACGTGCAGACGCTGGAGGAGGCCCGGGACACCGCCGAGCTGCCGGAGGCGTCGGGTGAGGCGATCGCCCGCGAGTTCGAGCGCTATCTGCGCCGACGGGACGGGAGCGGGCCGGCGGCGCCGGGCAGCCATGCCACCGAGAGCGGTGACCCGGCCGGCTACCTCCGTGACGGGCCGGGCGGCCGGGCCAGGCCGGTGAGGCCACAGCGGCCGGAGCCGACCGAGGGTCCCGCCGACGGCACCGCGAGCGGCGGCGACAGCGGTACCGGCAGCGGCAGCGGCAGCGATGACGTCGGCGGTTCCGCCGGGGAGGCGTCGGGCGGCGCGGACGCCAAGAAGCCGCCGGGATCTGCCGAGCCACCGGAGTCCTCGGAGGACTGA
- a CDS encoding SCO1664 family protein: MSAPERIPPRGVTTAELLTEGELTVRGRIREASNAVLLCDVSYEGREASCVYKPVAGERPLWDFPDGTLAQREVAAYEVSEATGWGLVPPTVLREGPYGRGMCQLWIEPPAEEPARGREEGRGDGDDGGEGGDGAIDGGAGLLALVDAEEPGDGWKAIGLAEVGEGRTALLVHADDERLRRLAVLDAVINNADRKGGHLLPTSGGRLYGIDHGVTFNAENKLRTLLWGWAGEKLTPEAVGALERLREALGGPLGVRLGELITEVELDATRARVADLLASGRHPEPSGEWPAIPWPPV, from the coding sequence CCGAGCTGCTCACGGAGGGCGAGCTGACCGTCCGCGGCCGCATCCGGGAGGCCTCGAACGCGGTACTGCTGTGCGACGTGTCGTACGAGGGACGCGAGGCCTCCTGCGTCTACAAGCCGGTCGCCGGTGAGCGTCCGCTGTGGGACTTCCCCGACGGCACCCTCGCCCAGCGGGAGGTCGCGGCCTACGAGGTGTCCGAGGCCACCGGCTGGGGCCTCGTCCCGCCCACCGTGCTGCGCGAAGGACCGTACGGCCGGGGCATGTGCCAGCTGTGGATCGAGCCGCCCGCCGAGGAACCGGCCCGCGGCCGTGAAGAGGGCCGCGGCGACGGGGACGACGGCGGCGAAGGCGGCGACGGCGCCATCGACGGGGGCGCCGGACTGCTCGCGCTCGTCGACGCCGAGGAGCCCGGCGATGGCTGGAAGGCCATCGGCCTCGCCGAGGTCGGCGAGGGGCGCACCGCACTGCTCGTGCACGCCGACGACGAACGGCTGCGCCGGCTCGCCGTCCTCGACGCGGTGATCAACAACGCCGACCGCAAGGGTGGCCACCTGCTGCCCACCTCCGGCGGGCGGCTGTACGGAATCGATCACGGCGTCACCTTCAACGCCGAGAACAAACTGCGCACGCTGCTGTGGGGCTGGGCCGGGGAGAAGCTCACCCCGGAGGCGGTCGGGGCCCTGGAACGGCTCAGGGAGGCCCTGGGAGGGCCGCTGGGCGTACGGCTGGGGGAACTGATCACCGAGGTGGAACTGGACGCCACACGTGCCCGTGTGGCCGATCTGCTCGCTTCCGGACGGCACCCGGAGCCCTCGGGGGAGTGGCCCGCGATCCCGTGGCCACCCGTATAG
- a CDS encoding S8 family peptidase, translated as MTDQVQPEQGPGASGPGPDGAGFNYRGAEQELIVVARPEPQLRAGAQGVRSAAGADVSALTMFLSDEQLALEPLFGSEERLRSAAQPAAVGAEGPPDLGLFYRVRGGEDRAQELRSRIAALPEIATAYVKPAAVPASVGSVGQSADETRRHKEGAPVTPDFTSRQGYLRPAPEGVDAYWAWQRPGGSGQGVTVIDVEGAWQLGHEDLAAKLAGVVIGTPIQDLAWRNHGTAVIGVIGGDRNEYGITGIAPDSVTAAASFHGIGTAAAIHAAADRLGAGDIILVELHRPGPRFDYQQRDDQRGYTPIEWWPDDFTAIRYATARGIIVVEAAGNGGESLDDAVYERRPDEFPEWWRNPFNPSHQSSGAILVGAGAPPPGTHGRDHGPDRSRLAFSNYGARVDAQGWGREVTTTGGSWDRPGDLQGGAEEIAWFTDTFSGTSSASPVVVGALAALQGMLRAAGQESMTPEKARKVLRATGSPQQDAPSRPASQRIGSRPDIKAAVAHLLPGAVGSGQAERYWDELVPYPRELPPRLRLYVAGGWRSLHNPSPEIRQSVQAAFASGRPDVRVWFSDDEIVGLVVTG; from the coding sequence ATGACCGACCAGGTACAGCCGGAGCAGGGACCGGGAGCGTCCGGACCGGGACCCGACGGAGCGGGATTCAACTACCGGGGAGCCGAGCAGGAGCTGATCGTCGTCGCTCGACCCGAGCCCCAGCTGCGCGCCGGGGCGCAGGGGGTCCGTTCGGCGGCCGGCGCCGACGTGTCGGCACTCACCATGTTCCTCAGCGACGAACAGCTCGCCCTGGAGCCGCTGTTCGGCAGCGAGGAACGGCTCCGGTCGGCGGCCCAGCCGGCGGCCGTCGGCGCCGAGGGGCCGCCCGACCTCGGCCTGTTCTACCGGGTGAGGGGCGGCGAGGACCGGGCCCAGGAACTGCGCTCACGGATCGCCGCACTGCCGGAGATCGCCACGGCGTACGTGAAACCGGCCGCCGTACCGGCCTCGGTGGGGTCCGTCGGCCAGAGCGCCGACGAGACCAGGCGGCACAAGGAGGGCGCACCCGTCACCCCCGACTTCACCAGTCGGCAGGGCTATCTGCGGCCCGCGCCCGAGGGTGTGGACGCGTACTGGGCGTGGCAGCGGCCCGGCGGCTCCGGCCAGGGCGTCACCGTGATCGACGTGGAGGGTGCCTGGCAGCTGGGCCACGAGGATCTCGCGGCCAAGCTGGCCGGCGTTGTCATAGGCACCCCGATCCAGGACCTGGCCTGGCGCAACCACGGCACCGCCGTGATCGGCGTCATCGGCGGCGACCGCAACGAGTACGGGATCACCGGGATCGCGCCGGACAGCGTGACCGCGGCCGCGTCCTTCCACGGCATCGGCACGGCGGCGGCGATCCACGCGGCGGCCGACCGGCTCGGCGCCGGCGACATCATCCTGGTCGAACTGCACCGCCCGGGGCCGCGGTTCGACTACCAGCAGCGCGACGACCAGCGCGGTTACACCCCCATCGAGTGGTGGCCCGACGACTTCACGGCCATCCGGTACGCGACCGCCCGGGGCATCATCGTGGTGGAGGCCGCGGGCAACGGCGGCGAGTCGCTGGACGACGCCGTGTACGAACGCCGCCCCGACGAATTCCCCGAGTGGTGGCGCAACCCCTTCAACCCCTCCCACCAGTCCTCCGGCGCGATCCTGGTCGGCGCGGGCGCCCCGCCGCCCGGCACCCACGGCCGCGACCACGGCCCGGACCGCTCGCGGCTGGCGTTCTCCAACTACGGGGCACGGGTGGACGCGCAGGGCTGGGGCCGCGAGGTCACGACGACCGGCGGCTCCTGGGACCGGCCCGGCGATCTGCAGGGCGGCGCCGAGGAGATCGCCTGGTTCACTGACACCTTCTCCGGGACGTCCTCCGCCTCCCCGGTGGTGGTCGGCGCCCTGGCCGCGCTGCAGGGCATGCTCCGGGCGGCCGGCCAGGAGTCGATGACCCCGGAGAAGGCACGCAAGGTGCTGCGGGCCACCGGTTCCCCGCAGCAGGACGCGCCGAGCCGGCCCGCGTCGCAGCGGATCGGCAGCCGGCCGGACATCAAGGCGGCGGTGGCCCATCTGCTGCCGGGGGCGGTCGGTTCGGGCCAGGCCGAACGGTACTGGGACGAACTGGTGCCCTATCCGCGTGAACTCCCGCCCAGGCTCCGGCTCTACGTGGCCGGCGGCTGGCGGAGCCTGCACAACCCGTCGCCCGAGATCCGCCAGTCGGTGCAGGCCGCCTTCGCGAGCGGCCGGCCAGACGTACGGGTCTGGTTCTCGGACGACGAGATCGTCGGCCTGGTCGTCACGGGCTGA
- the mshC gene encoding cysteine--1-D-myo-inosityl 2-amino-2-deoxy-alpha-D-glucopyranoside ligase yields MHAWPASEVPALPGKGRDLTIHDTATGGPVTLDPGPVARIYVCGITPYDATHIGHAATYNAFDLVQRVWLDTKRQVHYVQNVTDVDDPLLERAARDNVDWVSLAEQETTLFREDMTALRMLPPRHYIGAVEAIPGIVPLVERLRDSGAAYELDGDVYFSVEADPHFGGVANLDAAAMRLLSAERGGDPDRPGKKNPLDPMLWMAAREGEPSWDGASLGRGRPGWHIECVAIALDHLGMGFDVQGGGSDLAFPHHEMGASHAQALTGEFPMAKAYVHAGMVGLDGHKMSKSRGNLVFVSALRRDGVDPAAIRLALLSHHYRADWEWTDQVLRDAVARLERWRAAVSRPDGPSAEALVDEIRAALADDLDAPSALLAVDRWAALQEERGGTDEGAPGVVSRAVDALMGVAL; encoded by the coding sequence ATGCATGCCTGGCCCGCTTCCGAGGTCCCCGCCCTGCCCGGCAAGGGCCGCGACCTCACGATCCACGACACCGCGACCGGTGGTCCTGTGACCCTCGACCCCGGTCCCGTCGCCCGTATCTACGTCTGCGGCATCACTCCGTACGACGCGACCCACATCGGTCACGCGGCGACCTACAACGCGTTCGACCTCGTACAGCGCGTGTGGCTCGACACCAAGCGGCAGGTTCACTACGTCCAGAACGTGACGGACGTCGACGACCCGCTGCTGGAGCGCGCCGCGCGGGACAACGTCGACTGGGTCTCCCTCGCCGAGCAGGAGACCACCCTCTTCCGTGAGGACATGACCGCCCTGCGGATGCTGCCCCCGAGGCACTACATCGGCGCCGTCGAGGCCATACCCGGGATCGTCCCGCTGGTCGAACGGCTGCGGGACTCCGGTGCCGCGTACGAACTCGACGGGGACGTCTACTTCTCCGTGGAGGCCGATCCGCACTTCGGGGGGGTGGCCAACCTCGACGCGGCGGCCATGCGGCTGCTGTCCGCCGAGCGCGGCGGCGACCCGGACCGTCCGGGAAAGAAGAACCCGCTCGACCCGATGCTGTGGATGGCGGCCCGCGAGGGCGAGCCCAGCTGGGACGGCGCCTCGCTCGGCCGGGGACGGCCCGGCTGGCACATCGAGTGCGTCGCGATCGCGCTCGACCACCTGGGGATGGGCTTCGACGTCCAGGGCGGCGGCTCGGACCTCGCCTTCCCGCACCACGAGATGGGCGCCTCCCACGCACAGGCGCTGACCGGCGAGTTCCCCATGGCCAAGGCGTACGTGCACGCCGGCATGGTCGGGCTCGACGGCCACAAGATGTCCAAGTCCCGGGGCAACCTCGTCTTCGTGTCGGCGCTCCGCCGCGACGGCGTCGACCCGGCGGCCATCCGGCTCGCACTGCTCTCGCACCACTACCGGGCCGACTGGGAGTGGACCGACCAGGTGCTGCGGGACGCCGTCGCGCGCCTGGAGCGCTGGCGGGCCGCCGTGTCGCGGCCCGACGGCCCGTCGGCCGAGGCGCTCGTCGACGAGATCCGTGCGGCCCTCGCCGACGACCTGGACGCGCCGTCCGCACTCCTGGCCGTCGACCGCTGGGCCGCGCTCCAGGAGGAGCGGGGCGGTACGGACGAGGGCGCCCCCGGCGTCGTCTCCCGTGCCGTGGACGCGCTGATGGGCGTGGCTCTCTAG